The Methylocella tundrae genome contains the following window.
ATTTTGACGACGCCGTCTATCAGTTGGCGCAAATCGCGCACGATTCCGGCGCGGACGCCGCCCCGATCCTGTTCACCTGGCCGTCGCGCGGAAATATTTTCCAATATGTCTATGACCGGGAGAGCACGAACGCTTCCCGCGACGCGCTCGAAGAAATGCTACGAAACGTCGCGAAGGACCCGAGCGTCGGCGAAATCACCGTCATGGCGCATTCCATGGGCTCCTGGCTCGTCATGGAGGCGTTGCGCCAAATGTCGATCCGCGACGGCCGCGTGGCGGCGAAGGTGCGAAACGTCATTCTTGCGTCGCCGGATGTCGACGTCGATGTTTTTGCGACGCAATGGCGCGACATCGGGCAACCGCGTCCACGCCTGACCGTATTCGCGTCGCGAAATGACGCCGCGCTGCGCGTCTCGCGCCGCCTCGCCGGCGATGTCGACAGGCTGGGACAGATCGATCCAATGGCGGAGCCCTATCACTCGGCGCTGGAGAAATCGGGGATCGACGTGATCGACCTCAGCGCCCTTTCGGTCGCCGGCTCTCTCAATCACTCCAAATTCGCCGAGAATCCTGAGATCGTCCAACTCATTGGCAAAAGGTTGATCGCCGGCCAGACGCTGTCCGGCTCGGAGGCGACGCTCGGCGAGCGCGTCGGCGGCTTCGCCATGGGCGTCGGCCAGACGGTTGGCGGCGTCGCCGGCGTTGCGCTCAGCGCCCCGATCGCTGTCGTCGATCCGAATTC
Protein-coding sequences here:
- a CDS encoding alpha/beta hydrolase, which encodes MTELEFDIDAEGSMRFAALILVCGVLAGCGRPAGVLAPIEATVPNAARVDLLVATTRAPSKDPGILFSGERETRVALTDITVSIPPDDRRRVGQIQWPTSLPPNPETDFATLKVTPLTDGRQPQAWLKQHLPRNRRVLVFVHGFNNHFDDAVYQLAQIAHDSGADAAPILFTWPSRGNIFQYVYDRESTNASRDALEEMLRNVAKDPSVGEITVMAHSMGSWLVMEALRQMSIRDGRVAAKVRNVILASPDVDVDVFATQWRDIGQPRPRLTVFASRNDAALRVSRRLAGDVDRLGQIDPMAEPYHSALEKSGIDVIDLSALSVAGSLNHSKFAENPEIVQLIGKRLIAGQTLSGSEATLGERVGGFAMGVGQTVGGVAGVALSAPIAVVDPNSRRAYDDQLKHLGDVVDETVGTATDQ